GCGAGAGTGGAAAACGACACTGATAGTTTGGAGGAACTCAAGGAGTTACTACACAAGGCAATTAAAGAATTGGAAGTTGCTAGGCTCAATAGTACCATGTTTGAGGAAAAGGCTCAGAGAATCTCAGAAAGAGCCATAGCACTCAAGGATGAAGCTGCTACTGCTTGGCTTGACGTAAACAAAACCCTTGATGTCATTCGAGATACTGTTTATGAGGAGGCTCTTGCTAAAGAAGCTGTTCAAACGGCTACTATGGCCCTGTCTCTGGCTGAAGCTAGGCTTCAGGTTATAGTGGAATCACTTGAAGCTGGTGCAGGGAATGATATTCCACATGTGTCTGAAGAGACTGAGGAAACAATAGATGTTaatgataaagaagaagctctttTAGCTGCCAAGGATGATATTAAAGAATGCCAAGTTAATTTAGATAATTGTGAGTCCCAACTGAGTGCTTTGCTGAGCAAAAAAGACGAGCTGCAAAAGGAAGTGGACAAGTTGAATGAGTTCGCTGAGACAATACAGATCAGTTCGTTGAAAGCCGAGGAGGATGTTACCAATATTATGAAATTGGCTGAACAAGCTGTAGCATTTGAGCTTGAGGCTACTCAACGCGTTAATGATGCAGAGATTGCTTTACAGAGAGCAGAGAAGTCTCTCTCCATTTCTCAGACCCCAGAGGAAACTCAGGGCCAACTCTCGGATGAAGAAACTTCTCAGGAGGATGCGATGGTACTTTCAGGTAACGTTGAAGATGTTACCCATCAGGTTGAAAAAGAATCACCTAAAGATGGAGATCTACCAGTGGTACAGATCACAGCTGAACTTGTGCCTGATATAGTTGGTCAGAGGAATAAAAAACTAACTCAGCCTTATGAGTCAAGCGATCATGAGAATGGAAAGCCAAGTGTAGAGTCTTCTAAAGTGGTTGAAGCAGATTCTGAAAAGCCAAAGATTAATGttcagacaaaaaaacagGAAACTCAAAAAGATCTGCCAAAGGAGGGTTCCTCTCTTAATTCTCCCAAGGCATCGTTTAATAAATCCTCCCGTTTCTTTTCtgcatctttcttctcttctaatCCAGATGGGACCGCGACAGTGTTTGGTAGTCTGGTTGGTTCTGTCAAACAGCAATGGCCCAAACTAGTTCTTGGGCTTGCTCTTCTTGGAGCAGGGTCAGTTTGAAAATTTACTCTTCTTTGCTTCGAGTTTTGAAGAATCATTTTTGTACAGAAAgttctctttttgttgataCGAGCTTCTTATTCGTTCCAGACTGACATTATACTCCAATGGAGTAGGGGGGAACAACCAGTTGCTTCAACAGCCAGATGTTACCAGCACTAGTACAGAAGATGTCTCTTCAAGTACGAAGCCACTGATCCGGCAAGTGCAGAAACTTCCCAAGAGAATTAAGAAACTACTTGAGATGATCCCTCACCAGGAGGTATGAAcaattgttcttgtttttttttttcttttacgaAGTGCAAATTGTATGGAATGTACTTTGCAGGCTGAAACTTTCTGCAATTAATAGGTCAATGAGGAAGAAGCTTCCCTCTTTGACTTTTTGTGGTTACTGCTAGCAAGCGTCATATTTGTGCCTCTATTTCAGAAAATTCCTGGAGGTaagtagtatttttttttcttcttttgttaattctATCCATTGCATTACTATTTGTTTCCCCTTTCCCTCAAACTCCTACAATTTCTATGTTCTCATCagtcaaaaacattttcagtTCTGGTCTCGCAATCATGTTGCATAGAGATTTATGTGCCATCTTGATGGCTTCATCTGCTGCAATGTATAGGCAGCCCTGTTCTTGGGTATTTGGCAGCTGGAATTCTGATTGGTCCGTATGGTCTTTCGATAATCCGTAATGTGCACGGAACCAGGGCCATCGCAGAATTTGGAGTagttttcttgcttttcaaCATCGGCCTTGAGgtattatttgatatatgtgTATGCTACCTTTTTGCTTTTGAACTGTGTTTGGTAGAAGAgccaatattttgtttatttctttgacAGCTATCTGTTGAAAGACTGAGTTCCATgaagaaatatgtttttggatTAGGCTCAGCTCAGGTGATTTAAAGATCCGTGTATCTCATTCCACATCATTTATCAACTACAATGCCTACATGcttgatgtttctttttccatctACTTTAATCTCTACTTCTATTGCTGTAATCTAGGTTCTGGTGACGGCAGCAGTAGTTGGATTGCTTGCCCATTATGTTGCTGGTCAGGCTGGTCCAGCAGCAATAGTGATTGGAAATGGCCTGGCTCTGTCGTCCACTGCTGTTGTCCTTCAGGTAACATTTTTGGTTGTATTCAAAAAGGGATCTTAATTAAAGGAATTTTGTAGCATccccttaattttttttttaatgcaattACGCTACCAGTTGGTTGAACAGAAACAATGCACTTGGTTTTCAGGTTCTACAAGAACGAGGCGAGAGTACATCTAGACATGGAAGGGCTTCATTTTCCGTCTTGCTTTTCCAGGTTTGTTCAggaaaaagttaattatataCGACAACTATGCTGGGCATTTCTCATcagtttgttattttttcttcacagGATCTAGCTGTAGTTGTTTTACTGATTCTCATCCCACTTATTTCACCTAATTCATCGAAAGGAGGGGTAAGCTCATCTCTAGggttccttctttttcttgagtATGGCTTGCTTTTCTGTTCGATAATGTCTAAGTAAGAGGTTTGATAACGTCTTTGGTCTCTTAAGAAGAAACGTTGTGGTCATATGTTGCTATTACTGGTTGAAATTGCTGGTATGCCAGATATTTCTATATACTCAAGGAAGTCTAGGAAATATCAGTGGTCGCAAAATGCTAAGTTTCTACTGCTCTTTTCAGATTGGATTTCAAGCCATTGCTGAAGCTCTTGGGCTTGCTGCAGTCAAAGCAGCAGTGGCTATTACTGCAATAATTGCTGGTGGCCGTCTAGTGAGTCTCAGATACTTTAACTTTTGAGGGTTCAGATATCAAAATAAGTTAATTATTACCAAAGTTGTTAGGTGAAATGTTTTAGATTTGCTACAAAAGGAAGAGGCATGTTTCCATGAACTAATCATGAAAGTTAACTGTGCTATCACTGCTACTTCCGGTACTCAATTTATATGTTTCAATGGAGTTATAATATAAGGAATTTACACTCTTGTTGCATATAGCTTCTTCGACCAATCTACAAGCAAATTGCAGAAAATCGAAACGCCGAGATATTCTCTGCCAACACGCTTCTCGTTATTCTTGGGACTAGTTTACTGACAGCTAGGGTATGACCGTGACCTTGTTGGCATTGAGTAGTTTACTGACATGCCAGTACTTCCCGTCTGCTAATTTTTCCAGTTTCTATAAATCAGGCTGGACTTTCCATGGCATTAGGAGCGTTTTTGGCTGGTCTACTCCTTGCAGAGACAGAATTTTCGTTGCAAGTAGAATCAGATATTGCTCCATATCGTGGTCTTCTGTTGGGACTCTTCTTCATGACGGTAATATGAGTTTCCTAATAACTTTTTCCATAGTTTATCATTTCTGAAAAGAATGAGGAACTATAGATGGAAAAGGAAACCTTTTACTTGTGTTCTAGTAAGATCCTGATATTGTTGTCAACTGTAAGCAAACTAACAAAAAGAGTTCCATTGATTTCAGGTTGGAATGTCAATTGATCCGAAATTACTTCTCTCCAACTTCCCTGTCATAGTGGGAACTTTGGGACTCTTGATAGTGGGCAAAACTATGTTAGTCGTGATTATGGGAAAATTGTTCGGCATATCAATAATATCTGCAATTCGGGTCGGTCTACTATTGGCCCCAGGCGGAGAGTTTGCATTTGTTGCTTTCGGAGAAGCTGTTAATCAGGTTTGTTATCAACATGGcgtatttttttgcttttttccaATGAGGTATATAATCAGCAATGTTGTTTTAATGGTTTACCCTTACACATTACATATATTTCTGTCAACTGTTTTTCCCTAGAAGGCCTAATCTGTGGTTCTTCCAGGGTATAATGTCTCCTCAGTTATCTTCGTTGCTATTCCTTGTCGTGGGAATCTCAATGGCTATCACACCCTGGTTAGCTGCTGGTGGCCAGTTAATTGCATCTCGTTTTGAGTTGCATGATGTTCGAAGTTTATTGCCCGTCGAGAGTGAGGTAGGAATCTTAATGATTCAAATATAGAATTTACCTCTATTAGGCAATAATTTATCAATCATGGAACCACTTGTAGCTCACACATTCTCTAGTTGAGGAAATCATTACAAGGCCGACTGATGAGAATTTTTCTTGTCTGATTTTATTTGCAGACAGATGATTTGCAGGGTCACATAATTATTTGTGGATTTGGTCGAGTTGGTCAGGTTTATATATTATCTGAACTTCTTCAGTTTATGCTCTTATATGAGAACCTCTCTGTAGACATTCAGCTTCACATGATAGCTCGAAGTTTCTAACCTCGTGAccattttctgtttgttaaTTGTAGATAATTGCTCAACTTCTCTCGGAAAGACTTATCCCATTTGTTGCCCTTGATGTCAGCAGGTAACATAACATTGCTTATTCTTTGCCTCTATTGTTGAAGAATCTTTGTGGGCTAAAGtggtttcaaatattttgttctcGTATCGAACCGAAAATGTGGGGACTATCAGTAACTTCCACACTCAATGAGATAACATTTCAACCTATCTGATTTATAAGTCTTTTTTCAAGACTCTTTGTATTGCACCAACCAGTTTCCATACCTCTTCCTCGCATGCTATGCTTACCTGAAAACCTCCTTTTTTTTACAGTGATAGAGTGACTATCGGGCGTTCCTTGGATCTTCCTGTTTATTTCGGAGACGCTGGTAGTAAAGAGGTAGGTacacacaaaaacagaaaaatatagattacACCAGCATGTGAATATTACTTCACTTGTGTGAACAAACAGGTTCTCCACAAAATTGGAGCTGGGAGAGCATGTGCTGCTGTGGTTGCCTTAGACGCACCAGGAGCAAACTACAGATGTGTTTGGGCTTTGAGCAAGTTTTACCCCAATGTCAAAACTTTTGTCCGTGCTCACGATGTTGTTCATGGTCTTAATCTAGAAAAAGCCGGTGCTACTGCAGTAATACTCACAGACCCCTTCACTCTCATCTAGACTATAGATATGCTTTGTCAATCGTACACTAATAATACCTCGATCACAAAAACTTTTAGGTTGTCCCGGAGACTCTGGAGCCTAGTCTACAGTTGGCAGCTGCTGTTCTTGCTCAGGTAAAACATAAATGTTTCCTTATTTAGTTGAAGTAGTAATCCTAAACAGTGTATGATCATTTTTTGGGTTGAAACATGTCAGGCAAAATTACCGACATCGGAAATTGCAAACACGATTAACGAGTTCAGAACCCGTCACTTGTCTGAACTGACCGAGGTGTGTTTCATTGTCGATATATCCATCTATATTTATCAGAATCTGGTTTGGTCTGATTGATGTGTATTGGGAAATGGTGTAATGATAATGGCAGCTATGTGAAGCAAGCGGAAGCTCTCTAGGCTATGGGTACTCTAGGACGAGTAAGCCTAAACCTCAACCATCGGATGCATCTGGCGATAACCAGATAATCGAAGGAGGCACAGTCGTAATCTGATGACGTTCTCCATTCTggtgagaaaaagaagagtattTCTCCTTTGGTGTTCTTCTTAAACCACCATCACCAACTTGGGTTGCAGTGCGTGGTGAAGTGATGGATCCATCAGATGATGTGTAGTGTGACTAATATATTCATTATATGTTCAGTACATATCTCTCATTTAAGTCTTTGATCTCAGAACAATTAGATTTGAACAAATGCGTAGCAATCGATTCTCGGCGGCAGTAATAACAAATGAAACTACATCCCGTTCTTGTACTACAGATGTGAACACCTTGCAGTTGTTGGTAAAAGACTGAATGGgccttcttttctttgacttCGACTGAATGGGCCTTAAATACAGTTGGTTTTATGGTCCAAACAAGATTTACGTAATTGTTTGACCATCGatcattacaaaacaaaatagatacCAAGCCATAAATTAAACCAAAGATTGGGTTAATGTCATGTTCCAGAAGCGAGAATGATAAAGGCATGTAATATGAAAAATGTCCAAAACACAAGTGATGCCccaacggaaaaaaaaaaaaaaaagaataagaaggaAAACTACTGATACAGGAAAAGCCCCAATAGAcgatgagaaaaaaacagttgcTCTCTTTTGGCCATTTCTATTTGTAGCTTCATCAGagcaactgtttttttttttgttaataatatatattgatatatttgaAACGTTATTTAGgtcaaaagagagatttttaaCAAAGGAAAGGGccaaaagagagatttttaaCAAGAATAACGCTGACCAAAAAGGGACCACCAAATCACATTTGCCGAAACCACAAGTACCTCAACATTATAAAAACATCCAAACATATATCCAATGTACTGTGCATGtcattattatatttgaggtcaaatatttaactaatgttttttttatgattaacaTGCGAGTTTACATAAAGAGTTAGTATATGATAAactgttggaaaaaaaaagtagtagGGTACATGTTAcgagaaaactaaaaaaaaaaattattacattGTACTGACATatatgttaagaaaaaaactatatgtagCATAAACGAAGGCAAACGAAAATACAGCtcgaaaaaactaaaaaattccGATTTTGGTGTTAAAAGAGCCACCAGAACCGATAACACAATCAGCGGCGACTAAGTTTCTTTAAGAGAGAAGCATGAGGGTttttgaagagagaaagggtttggtttttgtacaGTATTTGTTCGTTTATTcgcagaaaaaaaaacaaaacatagcAGTCATGGATTCTCTTTCAACGCCTCCGTCGACTATGCAAAATTCCACCAGAGGCTCTCAATCCTTATCGTCCCTGCTAACGTCAAATCTCCCTCCACCGTCGTTTCAGCCACCAACGACAAATCTCAGTCTGAATTCTCTTTCAACGCCTTCGTCGACTATGCAAAATCTCTCACTATACCTCGGGATTCTCTAGCTCTTGCACACTTACACCATCCATGCTAACGTCAAATCTCCCTCTGCTGTCTAATCTCTCTCCACTGTCGTCTCACTCACCAACGACGAATCTCAGTCTGAATTCCCTTTCAACGATGTCGACTATGCAAACTTTCACCGGAGACTCTCAGTCCGTACCGTCTCTGCTAACGTTAAATTTTCCTCTGCTGTCTAATTTAGGGCTTTTATTGTGCTCTATCCAATAGTGCCAATTCTAGCTATGGTTGGGTTCTCCGTGTGCGAGTGTATTGTTTGTCTACTCTTCTGGTTTCATTTAGGACAAAATGATGTTGCAGAGCCTGAAGAAGACATGTGATTTGGTCTACTTCCgaagattttgatgattataattactcctttttattatatgagAATTATATGTTATGCACTTCTTTCTATTCTATGAGAATTATATGTTATGAACTCAAATTAATTCTATACTATGTTTTAGAAACGAATGTTTGCTGGatatttcttattaatattatattttgtgttgaaAAGTGTTTCTAGATGCGCATACAAATTAGTTGAGTTTGAGTAGCAAATATGTATGCTGCTTTTTTCCTACATTTTTCGGTTTGTTATGTTTTCACATATTCCCTTGGGAATCGATCCAAGCGGAAAgcctaaaaagaagaatgcaTCAATTCGTGTTGATTTGTGGGCTTAAGCCCAATAGCTTTGGACCCTCCACACTGATAGCATTTTCTTAGGGCTATCAATGCTAAAGGCTAAAACGAGACTGATAATTAAATAAGTTGCATTAATTAAGCAAGTGTCACGCTTCTTCTTGTTAAAACGTTTAGTCTGTgactaaataaatatagtatgaCACTGAAAAAACTCCtttcactttttttaatatatactataatgATGATCCATTCTCCTTTGATGCTAATTTGGAAATATTGGtcttatcaaaaaatataagaaatatagCGGTGTCTAATCTTCCATGTGCACACACTTGTTTATCcctatttttttgtatatacttttttaGTTAACAGCATGAGGCTTGACTTTTCTCTGTCCTTTCAACAATTCAATGGCAGACCCAAGGTtcatgcttcttctctctctgtctaACCTCGGCTTGAAatctttttcagattttgattgttcctttttctttttcctgttTGTCTCCAGAGTTGCAGTTGTTACTGGTTCCAACAAAGGGATTGGGTTTGAGATTTGCAGGCAACTAGCTAACAATGGGATAACTGTGGTTTTAACTGCGAGAGATGAAAACAAGGGTCTTGCTGCTGTCCAAAAGCTCAAGACTGAGAATGGTTTTTCTGATCAAGCCATCTCCTTTCACCCTCTTGATGTCTCCAACCCAGACACCATCGCTTCTCTTGCTGCTTTTGTCAAGACCCGCTTCGGCAAACTCGATATTCTGGcaagtttctcttttcttttcctattATCATCAATCTAGATCTACTAATCGTGGCTTTAATCAGTTTCACTGTCGGATCTTATTAGGTAGCTGCACTTCCCTTTCCATGATCACATTTCTTAACTAAGATCTGATCCTTTTTAGGGATTGAGATACTTCTTCAACAACTTCTTGTCTGTTGCGACTAGGATACATACATGTTAACTAGAAAGGATATAACTCTTAAGCGAGCATTATCTGAAAATAGCAATTCTGTTCTGTCTACTCTTTTCTGATTTCTTGTTTGGTATATATGTCTTCAGGTTAATAATGCCGGAGTTGGAGGGGCGAATGTTAATGTTGATGTTCTCAAAGCTCAGATTGCTGAGGTACACTTTCCTACTTTCTCTTAcctttttgaaatatatactGCACAAGCTTGAGAGGTGGTCTTACATATAAATGACTACTAGTGCAGGCTGGTGCGCCAACTGATATTTCCAAGATAATGAGTGATACATATGAGATAGTCGAGGAGTGTGTTAAAACAAACTACTACGGCGTTAAGCGAATGTGCGAGGCCATGATTCCTCTCCTTCAATCTTCTGATTCCCCAAGAATCGTCAGCATCGCTTCCACCATGGGAAAGTTAGAGGTACCATCTTGATTTCTTCTAGTCAATAAACTTAAAGGAAGGGATCGTTTATGAAATTGACTCTTTGGCTGGTTAATTCTCGTATTTTGGTGTTGGGTAAAGGATGAATCTTGTTTGTGTGCAGAATGTTTCAAATGAATGGGCAAAAGGAGTGCTGAGTGATGCTGAGAACCtaacagaagagaaaatagATGAAGTGATCAATGAGTACCTCAAGGATTACAAAGAAGGTGCATTACAAGTCAAAGGTTGGCCAACAGTGATGTCTGGATACATACTATCGAAAGCTGCAGTGATCGCATTGACACGAGTATTGGCTAAGCGACACAAATCGTTCATCATCAACAGTGTTTGTCCTGGTTTCGTAAACACAGAAATCAATTTCAACACTGGGATCTTGAGCGTTGAAGAAGGTGCAGCGAGTCCAGTGAAACTGGCTTTGGTCCCTAATGGAGACCCATCTGGTCTTTTCTTTGATCGCGCCAATGTCTCCaacttttgattcttcaatCTTATGTGTTCGGTTGGGTGTTggtttgtatattttattatctCATCAATTTAGCAGAAAATAAAGTGAACTCCAAACTATATATCAACCAAACTTGGTTATATTATAAAGCTTCTTCAATATTTATGTGGTTTTGTATTCccaaaataatgtatttttcctCTTGAATCCTATCGGCGTGTTTCCCCACCTAGGTTCAGATAGTTTGCCTGTGCGCGTTCTCGTGACGCAAAATTGTTATTGGGCTGCTAGAAGGCCCATTTTAAGTGAGTCTGTGAGACTATATAAATGCCCTAAGTCtcggaaaagaaaaaaagtgtaGCCGtaatttgtaattgatcataaTGAAGCCGGAAACTAAGAGAAGCACCGCCACAACAAGACGGCGGACCAATGACGGTGGTTCTCCGTTCAATTTCAGCTCTCTCAAGCAAGCGATCGAGGCCATAGATGCTGCAAAGGATACTTCAATCAATCTATCGTCGTTGTCTGTGGCGTTATCCGCCGCGAGTCGTGAGATGAAGCAAAGGAAGGAGAAATCTCACCGTAGGCGAGAAACCAGGAAGAgggacaagaagaagaagaagaagaaggatagTAACAACAATACGAAGCTAGTGATCGGAACAAAGCCGGAAACGGATGCAGAATTGCGAAGATGGTTTTCATACTTCGACAAATCCTTTAAACTATCATTGCCGAGAAAGGTGAAACTAACATCGCCGAGAAAGCTCAACGATCATAATAAAAACTTGAAGGAAGCGCCGATTTGTGAGTTGAATACAGATTTCTCGATGAATCACTGCTCTGAATCCTTTAGATACTAGGAACAACGCTTagcttcatttttttctttttcctacTCTATGAAAATGTTACCATTCTATTTGTCCTCTTTATTCAATGAAATGTTGGAGATGATGAGTGCATGCGTTACGCGatcataaataataatgagaatcatatatatgcaaaatacGATCATGGTGTcataatattacatataagAATCACATGGGTTCCGAGACAACGTGGGGGTTCTTCATTTACTAGAGAGCTTCTCcagcctttttttttgcactCTCTGTTGTGTTGACtcataattcaaatttaacaCCTCGTAATGCTTATCTGTTCTTATTATTCTACAGAGACTGCAATGTTTATCATTATCTTATATACCATAGAATCTAACACAAACATTAAAGTAGTCAAGCAAGACAAATTTAACACCAAGTAATAGTAAAACAGACACAAACTATATATGGAACATGTGGACAATGAAACTAGTTCGCCTTTCCTTGTTTCCCTTTTATCAGACCATCTTGGACTTGGGATGTGACGGCAATAGCTGCACAAGCGAGAGATTGATGGCTTTTATTCATTGGTTTGATCCCAAGATTgcaacacacacatatatatataagcaaacTGTTTTCTTGAAATGAGATCTGGTAAATATACCTGATAACAAGAGATAAGTGATGAGGCGAATCCGAAAGCACCTGTGACTCGGGGAGTGACTTTCTTTGGAGCCAATTGAAGCAATCCGAAAGCAACAACTACATCCATCCCTGCTTTGATCAGAGCCAATGACCTCTCGTTTGATTTCTCTACTTTTGCACGGTATTGCTCATTCTGCTTAATGATGTTATCTCAAAAATCAGcaaaatttcttcttcactccaTAGAGAAAGGGAACCAATATCTTGAGGAAAGCTTGCGTACCTGGTGTTTATCCTTGTTCCCTATCtctttttctaacttcttAATTGATGCTGACAGCCTACCAAGCTCCCCAACCTAAACATGTCGAAATTATTACATTATGCGGTATTGCATTTGAACCAGAAGTAAGAGACAATTCAATGGCAGTGAACAGAC
This sequence is a window from Arabidopsis thaliana chromosome 1 sequence. Protein-coding genes within it:
- the KEA1 gene encoding K+ efflux antiporter 1, whose protein sequence is MEYASTFQRPILFHGGDGASYCFPNRLISPKGISITSGDSKVHSCFRLRRNVAQSGTLNLMNACFSGRFYSGHLHSTKSILGNGHQAKRIPFGFRLRCQGHESLGNADSNDHRIGESSESSDETEATDLKDARVENDTDSLEELKELLHKAIKELEVARLNSTMFEEKAQRISERAIALKDEAATAWLDVNKTLDVIRDTVYEEALAKEAVQTATMALSLAEARLQVIVESLEAGAGNDIPHVSEETEETIDVNDKEEALLAAKDDIKECQVNLDNCESQLSALLSKKDELQKEVDKLNEFAETIQISSLKAEEDVTNIMKLAEQAVAFELEATQRVNDAEIALQRAEKSLSISQTPEETQGQLSDEETSQEDAMVLSGNVEDVTHQVEKESPKDGDLPVVQITAELVPDIVGQRNKKLTQPYESSDHENGKPSVESSKVVEADSEKPKINVQTKKQETQKDLPKEGSSLNSPKASFNKSSRFFSASFFSSNPDGTATVFGSLVGSVKQQWPKLVLGLALLGAGLTLYSNGVGGNNQLLQQPDVTSTSTEDVSSSTKPLIRQVQKLPKRIKKLLEMIPHQEVNEEEASLFDFLWLLLASVIFVPLFQKIPGGSPVLGYLAAGILIGPYGLSIIRNVHGTRAIAEFGVVFLLFNIGLELSVERLSSMKKYVFGLGSAQVLVTAAVVGLLAHYVAGQAGPAAIVIGNGLALSSTAVVLQVLQERGESTSRHGRASFSVLLFQDLAVVVLLILIPLISPNSSKGGIGFQAIAEALGLAAVKAAVAITAIIAGGRLLLRPIYKQIAENRNAEIFSANTLLVILGTSLLTARAGLSMALGAFLAGLLLAETEFSLQVESDIAPYRGLLLGLFFMTVGMSIDPKLLLSNFPVIVGTLGLLIVGKTMLVVIMGKLFGISIISAIRVGLLLAPGGEFAFVAFGEAVNQGIMSPQLSSLLFLVVGISMAITPWLAAGGQLIASRFELHDVRSLLPVESETDDLQGHIIICGFGRVGQIIAQLLSERLIPFVALDVSSDRVTIGRSLDLPVYFGDAGSKEVLHKIGAGRACAAVVALDAPGANYRCVWALSKFYPNVKTFVRAHDVVHGLNLEKAGATAVVPETLEPSLQLAAAVLAQAKLPTSEIANTINEFRTRHLSELTELCEASGSSLGYGYSRTSKPKPQPSDASGDNQIIEGGTVVI
- a CDS encoding NAD(P)-binding Rossmann-fold superfamily protein (NAD(P)-binding Rossmann-fold superfamily protein; FUNCTIONS IN: oxidoreductase activity, binding, catalytic activity; INVOLVED IN: oxidation reduction, metabolic process; LOCATED IN: plant-type cell wall; EXPRESSED IN: 22 plant structures; EXPRESSED DURING: 13 growth stages; CONTAINS InterPro DOMAIN/s: NAD(P)-binding domain (InterPro:IPR016040), Glucose/ribitol dehydrogenase (InterPro:IPR002347), Short-chain dehydrogenase/reductase SDR (InterPro:IPR002198); BEST Arabidopsis thaliana protein match is: NAD(P)-binding Rossmann-fold superfamily protein (TAIR:AT3G61220.1); Has 66869 Blast hits to 66825 proteins in 3161 species: Archae - 673; Bacteria - 45998; Metazoa - 3911; Fungi - 3425; Plants - 2362; Viruses - 0; Other Eukaryotes - 10500 (source: NCBI BLink).) is translated as MADPRVAVVTGSNKGIGFEICRQLANNGITVVLTARDENKGLAAVQKLKTENGFSDQAISFHPLDVSNPDTIASLAAFVKTRFGKLDILVNNAGVGGANVNVDVLKAQIAEAGAPTDISKIMSDTYEIVEECVKTNYYGVKRMCEAMIPLLQSSDSPRIVSIASTMGKLENVSNEWAKGVLSDAENLTEEKIDEVINEYLKDYKEGALQVKGWPTVMSGYILSKAAVIALTRVLAKRHKSFIINSVCPGFVNTEINFNTGILSVEEGAASPVKLALVPNGDPSGLFFDRANVSNF
- a CDS encoding NAD(P)-binding Rossmann-fold superfamily protein (NAD(P)-binding Rossmann-fold superfamily protein; FUNCTIONS IN: oxidoreductase activity, binding, catalytic activity; INVOLVED IN: oxidation reduction, metabolic process; LOCATED IN: plant-type cell wall; EXPRESSED IN: 22 plant structures; EXPRESSED DURING: 13 growth stages; CONTAINS InterPro DOMAIN/s: NAD(P)-binding domain (InterPro:IPR016040), Glucose/ribitol dehydrogenase (InterPro:IPR002347), Short-chain dehydrogenase/reductase SDR (InterPro:IPR002198); BEST Arabidopsis thaliana protein match is: NAD(P)-binding Rossmann-fold superfamily protein (TAIR:AT3G61220.1); Has 1448 Blast hits to 1439 proteins in 381 species: Archae - 10; Bacteria - 625; Metazoa - 292; Fungi - 52; Plants - 346; Viruses - 0; Other Eukaryotes - 123 (source: NCBI BLink).) is translated as MKTRVLLLSKSSRLRMVFLIKPSPFTLLMSPTQTPSLLLLLLSRPASANSIFWQVNNAGVGGANVNVDVLKAQIAEAGAPTDISKIMSDTYEIVEECVKTNYYGVKRMCEAMIPLLQSSDSPRIVSIASTMGKLENVSNEWAKGVLSDAENLTEEKIDEVINEYLKDYKEGALQVKGWPTVMSGYILSKAAVIALTRVLAKRHKSFIINSVCPGFVNTEINFNTGILSVEEGAASPVKLALVPNGDPSGLFFDRANVSNF
- a CDS encoding uncharacterized protein (unknown protein; Has 12 Blast hits to 12 proteins in 5 species: Archae - 0; Bacteria - 0; Metazoa - 5; Fungi - 0; Plants - 7; Viruses - 0; Other Eukaryotes - 0 (source: NCBI BLink).) produces the protein MKPETKRSTATTRRRTNDGGSPFNFSSLKQAIEAIDAAKDTSINLSSLSVALSAASREMKQRKEKSHRRRETRKRDKKKKKKKDSNNNTKLVIGTKPETDAELRRWFSYFDKSFKLSLPRKVKLTSPRKLNDHNKNLKEAPICELNTDFSMNHCSESFRY